The following proteins are co-located in the Spirosoma montaniterrae genome:
- a CDS encoding response regulator, protein MNAPTLLQTLNEQLQADTPVGRFIRAMLWTILTLIVLGLVVVAFQPIASRVTSFLLSLACLLLGIFTGFLFGIPRVLQADGGPATPPAPAPANSSKPAQLAPPEYRQQVNTNLEQISDWLTKIIVGLGLVNLYKIPDLLRDTSTLIAAGIALPVDEKTPANPEMVTIFANALILYFPILGFLVGYLITRIFLSGVFRQADTGELMTIGGQQVALADVVKNLVSVASANLTAEESGTLETTASVRPKTSVPTRILWVDDTPGNNVVERETLTNTGVDVVSVESTADALSQLAKREFDLVITDMGRTENGSFNATAGVDLIKQVNAGHFAALRTIVYTSKKGFDQYGELARQAGADDIVYSPRILMKSIGVA, encoded by the coding sequence ATGAATGCGCCAACCCTGTTGCAAACGCTGAACGAACAATTACAGGCCGACACACCCGTAGGCCGGTTTATCCGTGCCATGTTATGGACCATATTGACGCTGATCGTACTCGGTCTGGTGGTGGTCGCTTTTCAGCCTATCGCCAGCCGCGTCACGTCATTTTTGCTGTCCCTTGCTTGTCTGCTGCTGGGCATATTCACGGGATTTTTGTTTGGTATTCCGCGCGTGTTGCAGGCCGATGGCGGACCGGCTACACCTCCCGCACCGGCTCCGGCAAACTCCTCTAAACCTGCTCAACTCGCCCCGCCTGAGTATCGGCAACAGGTCAACACCAATCTGGAGCAGATTTCTGACTGGCTCACCAAAATAATTGTTGGGCTGGGGCTGGTCAATCTGTACAAAATTCCTGACTTACTGCGCGACACATCGACGCTGATTGCCGCTGGCATCGCACTTCCTGTCGATGAAAAGACGCCCGCCAACCCGGAAATGGTGACGATTTTTGCCAACGCGTTGATTCTGTACTTTCCGATTCTGGGCTTTCTGGTCGGCTATCTTATCACCCGCATTTTTCTGTCGGGCGTGTTTCGTCAGGCCGATACGGGCGAACTCATGACCATAGGCGGGCAGCAGGTAGCACTGGCCGATGTGGTGAAGAATTTGGTCAGTGTAGCGTCGGCCAATCTTACTGCCGAAGAGTCTGGAACACTTGAGACGACTGCATCGGTTCGTCCGAAAACGTCAGTGCCTACCCGCATTCTGTGGGTCGATGATACGCCGGGTAACAACGTAGTCGAGCGCGAAACGCTGACAAATACCGGCGTTGATGTGGTGTCGGTCGAATCGACCGCCGACGCGCTCAGTCAATTGGCTAAACGCGAATTCGATCTGGTTATCACCGATATGGGTCGCACCGAAAACGGCAGCTTCAACGCTACCGCAGGTGTTGACCTGATCAAACAGGTAAACGCTGGACATTTTGCCGCGTTACGAACCATTGTGTACACCTCGAAAAAAGGCTTCGATCAGTATGGCGAACTGGCCCGACAAGCCGGTGCCGACGACATAGTGTATAGCCCGCGCATTCTGATGAAGTCGATTGGCGTTGCCTGA
- a CDS encoding S9 family peptidase: MQCRLSTNGLLAVALLIAHLATAQTTATKTRYQNLNEALSAGAQLNGASGPRSVNWINSGNQFSFIDGQQTIKTLDPATQTETVVFDGRQHKFPGTDKPFNYGSFQWSKDSKNILFQSNFRPVYRRSGVSDYYVYSVVDKALKLVAKDAQTAELAPDGSKIGYERGGNLFVFDFATQQETQLTDDRNAGPAKPAFYNGRFGWAYEEEFGLAQAWEWSPDSKFIAFWQTDERQVPIYRMTDYRGFDEKYDSLPYPRVGDVNPTVRIGVIDVANRSLQWMNVALNDGYIPRIYWTSQEGQLALIHLNRKQNHLRLFMANGRTGEAQQIMEETSNTWIDVFDFFAGINHLIYFPAGVKEFYWVSDRGGYSHLYRYDYAGKLLNQITKGPWEVTYVHHIDPKAKKVFYTSTEAAPTERQLYVIDIDGRNKQRLTTVAGRHAVNFSPNGKFFIDRYSNVQTPTQVELRDISGKLLKPLETNTKVSEYVAAHTFAPKELSSFTTSDGQRIDISIIKPLDFDINKKYPVVLDIYGGPGAQSVYNEWASSGWHQWLAQSGYIVVGVNNRGSGGYGRDFEKIVYEKLGKYESQDFVEAARYMAALPYVDGNRMAIRGHSYGGYMSSYTMLTHPGVFRVSLVGAPVTDWRLYDSIYTERYMGLLPENEEKYKASAVTTYAKNLAGKMFIAHSTMDENVHVRNTFQLMNALEDAGKDADLRIYPPGAHGVAYNPASYQLLMQQYINYLEANLKSGAVN; the protein is encoded by the coding sequence ATGCAGTGTCGTCTTTCTACCAACGGCTTACTGGCCGTGGCGTTGCTGATTGCCCACCTGGCAACGGCGCAAACAACCGCTACCAAAACCCGCTACCAGAATCTGAACGAAGCCCTGTCGGCGGGTGCCCAACTCAACGGAGCTTCCGGGCCGCGCTCGGTCAACTGGATCAACAGCGGTAATCAATTCTCGTTTATCGACGGGCAACAAACCATTAAAACGCTCGACCCGGCCACGCAAACCGAAACGGTGGTGTTTGATGGGCGGCAGCACAAATTTCCCGGCACCGACAAGCCCTTCAACTACGGCTCGTTTCAGTGGTCGAAAGACTCGAAAAACATCCTGTTTCAGAGCAACTTCCGGCCTGTTTACCGGCGGTCGGGGGTGTCGGATTATTACGTGTATTCGGTAGTCGATAAAGCCTTGAAACTCGTTGCCAAAGACGCACAAACCGCCGAACTGGCTCCTGATGGCAGCAAAATCGGCTACGAACGGGGGGGCAATCTATTTGTATTCGATTTTGCCACCCAGCAGGAAACCCAACTCACCGACGACCGGAACGCCGGACCGGCCAAACCGGCCTTCTATAACGGGCGGTTTGGCTGGGCCTACGAAGAGGAATTTGGTCTGGCGCAGGCGTGGGAATGGTCGCCCGATAGCAAGTTCATTGCTTTCTGGCAGACGGATGAGCGGCAGGTGCCTATTTACAGAATGACTGATTATAGAGGGTTTGATGAAAAGTATGACTCGCTACCCTACCCCCGTGTGGGCGACGTTAACCCCACCGTTCGCATTGGTGTTATCGACGTAGCTAATCGCAGCTTACAGTGGATGAACGTTGCGCTGAACGACGGCTATATTCCCCGCATTTACTGGACGTCGCAGGAAGGGCAATTAGCTTTGATACACCTCAACCGGAAACAAAACCATCTGCGTTTGTTTATGGCGAATGGCCGCACTGGCGAGGCCCAACAGATCATGGAAGAAACCTCGAACACCTGGATCGACGTGTTCGACTTCTTCGCGGGTATCAATCACCTGATTTATTTTCCGGCAGGCGTGAAGGAGTTCTACTGGGTATCGGATCGGGGCGGGTATTCGCATCTGTATCGGTATGATTATGCGGGTAAACTGCTGAATCAGATTACGAAAGGCCCGTGGGAAGTGACCTATGTTCATCACATTGACCCGAAGGCAAAGAAAGTTTTTTATACGTCGACCGAGGCCGCACCCACTGAGCGGCAGTTGTACGTAATCGACATCGACGGCAGGAACAAGCAGCGGCTTACTACCGTTGCCGGGCGGCACGCGGTCAATTTTTCGCCCAACGGTAAGTTCTTCATAGATCGGTACTCAAACGTGCAAACGCCCACGCAGGTCGAACTCCGCGACATATCGGGCAAACTGCTCAAGCCGCTCGAAACCAATACGAAAGTTTCAGAATACGTGGCCGCACATACATTCGCCCCAAAAGAACTGTCGAGTTTCACGACCTCCGACGGGCAGCGCATCGATATTTCAATTATCAAGCCACTCGATTTCGACATCAACAAAAAATACCCGGTGGTGCTGGATATTTATGGTGGGCCGGGGGCGCAATCGGTGTATAACGAATGGGCGTCGTCGGGCTGGCATCAGTGGCTGGCGCAGTCGGGCTACATTGTGGTAGGCGTCAACAATCGAGGTAGTGGTGGCTATGGGCGCGATTTTGAGAAAATAGTCTATGAAAAACTCGGCAAGTACGAAAGTCAGGATTTTGTGGAAGCCGCCCGCTACATGGCCGCGCTGCCGTATGTCGATGGCAATCGTATGGCAATTCGAGGGCATAGCTACGGTGGTTATATGAGCAGCTACACCATGTTGACACACCCCGGCGTTTTCCGCGTGTCGCTGGTAGGCGCACCCGTCACCGACTGGCGTCTCTACGACAGTATTTACACCGAACGGTACATGGGCTTACTGCCCGAAAACGAGGAAAAATACAAAGCCAGTGCCGTAACGACCTACGCTAAAAATCTGGCGGGAAAAATGTTCATTGCCCATTCAACGATGGACGAAAACGTTCACGTCCGCAACACGTTTCAGTTGATGAACGCGCTCGAAGACGCAGGCAAGGATGCTGACCTGCGTATTTATCCGCCCGGCGCACACGGTGTAGCTTACAACCCGGCCAGTTATCAATTGCTGATGCAGCAATACATCAACTACCTCGAAGCTAACCTGAAGAGTGGTGCAGTGAATTAA
- the ruvA gene encoding Holliday junction branch migration protein RuvA translates to MIAYLEGLLAFKEPTNVIIDVHGVGYSVNISLQTYATLPGGGDRVKLFIHHLFREDSQSLYGFASADEKSLFLDLIGVSGVGPNTALGMLSAMQPADLRLAILGENVRAVQAIKGIGAKTAQRIILELRDKMKRAGVVPDGPSYRQQPANNPVREESLAALVALGFPKLTAEKSVDDALRADPNLTVEDVIRQALR, encoded by the coding sequence ATGATCGCTTATTTAGAGGGGCTGCTGGCTTTCAAAGAGCCAACCAACGTAATTATCGACGTACATGGCGTAGGTTATTCGGTCAATATATCCTTACAAACATATGCTACCCTGCCCGGCGGTGGCGACCGTGTTAAACTTTTTATTCACCACCTCTTTCGCGAAGATTCGCAGTCGTTGTACGGCTTTGCTTCGGCAGATGAAAAATCGCTTTTTCTTGATTTGATTGGCGTGTCGGGCGTGGGGCCAAACACGGCTCTTGGTATGCTTTCGGCTATGCAACCGGCTGATTTACGGCTGGCAATTCTGGGCGAAAACGTGCGGGCGGTGCAGGCCATCAAGGGCATTGGAGCCAAAACAGCCCAACGTATTATTCTTGAACTACGCGACAAAATGAAGCGGGCAGGCGTTGTGCCCGACGGCCCGTCTTACCGCCAACAGCCAGCCAACAACCCCGTGCGCGAAGAATCGCTGGCCGCGCTGGTAGCCCTCGGTTTCCCTAAACTCACCGCCGAAAAAAGCGTGGACGACGCGCTAAGAGCCGATCCCAACCTGACAGTCGAAGACGTAATCCGGCAGGCGTTGCGGTAA
- a CDS encoding lytic transglycosylase domain-containing protein — protein MNLMNRSLLRLGLMSVVLSLLLTTGRAKTTIQDKVVAADSSIVRKDTVAAVPTVPDSLLRERLAKLQKTIPLNYHKAVQAYVDYFTFRKASSTKLMLERMPLFFPLYEKMLAQHGMPDELKFLSIVESALNPRAISRAGAGGLWQFMPGTGRDFRLYQDDYIDERMDPVKATDAACRYLRDLYTIFGDWELAMAAYNCGPGAVKRAMRRSGGDTFYTIYDALPKETRGYVPQFVAFTYLMHYANDHGIFGENFDAPIPHDTIQITGYFNLESFAKHSTMPLAHLQKMNPAITTTILPEYTNRYPLRVPREQYAYFASRRRAIMDSASRIPVAMAHMLMAHAEPVNGAPDSAGGWSVMNENPLAKASADELVSPALLREQLAQAEPADTPEDDLETVVVRKPRKQTYVVRRGDNLGDIADRFNVELYDLKRWNHLRSSKLMRGQKLVILKEVAETRTEQLAEQGTPKARKKAESTAKTKRYKPRYHRVQQGDTLWNIAQRYDGLTIDRLKRMNNIRGNSLRPGQKLIVG, from the coding sequence TTGAATCTTATGAACCGTAGCCTGTTACGACTGGGGCTGATGAGTGTGGTGTTGAGCCTGTTGCTGACAACGGGCCGCGCCAAGACTACGATTCAAGACAAAGTAGTGGCCGCTGATAGCAGCATTGTTCGGAAAGATACGGTAGCTGCCGTGCCGACCGTACCCGACAGTCTGTTGCGCGAACGGCTGGCGAAATTGCAGAAAACCATCCCGCTCAATTACCATAAGGCCGTACAGGCGTATGTGGACTATTTCACGTTTCGGAAAGCCAGTTCTACCAAGCTGATGCTGGAGCGAATGCCGTTGTTTTTTCCGCTCTATGAAAAAATGCTGGCTCAGCACGGAATGCCCGACGAGCTTAAATTCCTGTCTATTGTAGAATCGGCCCTGAACCCGCGTGCCATTTCGCGGGCGGGCGCAGGTGGCTTGTGGCAGTTCATGCCCGGCACCGGTCGTGATTTTCGGTTGTACCAGGACGATTACATCGACGAGCGCATGGACCCTGTGAAAGCTACCGATGCTGCCTGCCGCTACCTCCGCGACCTCTACACTATTTTCGGTGACTGGGAACTGGCTATGGCTGCCTACAACTGTGGCCCCGGTGCCGTGAAAAGAGCTATGCGCCGGAGCGGGGGCGATACGTTTTACACGATCTACGATGCGCTGCCCAAAGAAACACGGGGCTACGTGCCGCAATTTGTGGCGTTTACGTACCTGATGCACTACGCCAACGATCACGGCATTTTTGGCGAAAATTTTGATGCGCCCATCCCGCACGATACCATTCAGATTACGGGTTATTTCAACCTTGAGTCCTTCGCTAAGCACAGTACTATGCCACTGGCGCATCTGCAAAAGATGAACCCGGCTATTACAACAACCATTCTGCCCGAGTACACCAATCGCTACCCGCTCCGGGTGCCGCGTGAGCAGTACGCCTATTTTGCCTCGCGTCGGCGGGCCATCATGGATTCGGCAAGCCGGATTCCGGTAGCAATGGCACACATGCTGATGGCCCATGCCGAGCCGGTTAATGGTGCGCCCGATTCGGCGGGTGGCTGGTCGGTTATGAACGAGAATCCGTTAGCCAAAGCATCTGCCGACGAGTTGGTTTCGCCCGCCCTGTTGCGTGAGCAACTGGCACAGGCCGAACCCGCCGACACGCCCGAAGATGATCTGGAAACGGTGGTGGTACGCAAGCCGCGCAAACAAACCTACGTAGTGCGCCGGGGCGATAACCTGGGCGATATTGCCGACCGTTTCAACGTTGAACTCTACGACCTCAAACGGTGGAATCATCTGCGTTCGTCAAAATTGATGCGTGGACAGAAATTGGTAATTCTGAAAGAGGTAGCCGAAACCCGCACCGAGCAGTTAGCTGAGCAGGGAACCCCGAAAGCCCGAAAAAAAGCCGAATCAACAGCTAAAACCAAACGCTACAAACCGCGCTACCATCGTGTACAGCAGGGTGATACGCTCTGGAACATTGCCCAGCGGTACGATGGCCTGACCATCGACCGGCTCAAACGCATGAACAATATTCGGGGCAACTCGCTCCGACCCGGCCAGAAGTTAATTGTTGGATAA
- the gatA gene encoding Asp-tRNA(Asn)/Glu-tRNA(Gln) amidotransferase subunit GatA has protein sequence MTLYRSFSAVQTDLRSGVVTCRQLVEHYLVRIAEQQHLNVFTEVYADESLAYADVIDQKLTNGAAGRLAGMVIGIKDVLSYAGHGVRAGSRILENFTAQFTATAVQRLLDEDAIIIGRQNCDEFAMGSSNENSAFGPVRNAADTSRVPGGSSGGSAVAVQAGLCLASIGSDTGGSVRQPAAFCGVVGLKPTYGRISRWGLIAYASSFDCIGPIANTVDDAALLLEIMAGPDDFDSTVSSQPVDAYTQAQLPASRPLRIAYLRDGVESEGVDLAIREAIQQRISSLRQAGYVVDPIDLSLLDSLLPTYYILTTAEASSNLSRFDGVRYGYRDASVTDLLSLYKKSRTAGFGSEVRRRILLGTFVLSASYYDAYYTKAQQVRRLIREETERVFAEYDFLLSPTTPTPAFKLGEKTEDALQMYLADIFTVQANVVGYPAISIPNGTDASGLPIGLQLMAPPFQEGRLVALAKELTSDFLTMSDKR, from the coding sequence TTGACACTATACCGTAGCTTTTCTGCTGTTCAAACCGACCTCCGGTCGGGAGTTGTTACCTGCCGCCAGTTGGTGGAACACTACCTCGTTCGCATTGCCGAACAGCAGCATCTCAACGTGTTTACCGAGGTATACGCCGACGAGAGCCTCGCCTACGCCGACGTTATTGACCAGAAACTGACCAACGGCGCTGCCGGGCGGCTTGCCGGTATGGTTATTGGCATCAAAGACGTGCTTAGCTATGCCGGGCACGGCGTTCGGGCCGGAAGCCGTATTCTCGAAAATTTCACGGCCCAGTTTACGGCCACGGCGGTGCAGCGTCTGCTCGATGAAGATGCGATTATCATCGGACGGCAAAACTGTGACGAGTTTGCGATGGGTTCCTCGAACGAAAACTCGGCGTTTGGTCCCGTTCGCAATGCTGCTGATACAAGCCGGGTGCCGGGCGGCAGCAGTGGCGGCTCGGCGGTGGCCGTTCAGGCCGGTCTTTGCTTAGCCAGCATCGGCTCCGATACGGGTGGCTCTGTGCGCCAGCCAGCCGCGTTCTGTGGCGTAGTGGGTCTTAAACCGACCTACGGTCGCATCAGCCGCTGGGGACTAATTGCCTACGCGTCGTCGTTCGATTGCATCGGCCCAATTGCCAACACGGTCGACGATGCGGCTCTATTACTCGAAATTATGGCCGGCCCCGACGACTTCGACAGCACCGTATCGAGCCAGCCGGTTGATGCCTACACCCAGGCGCAGTTGCCCGCGTCGCGCCCGCTGCGTATTGCATATCTGCGGGATGGGGTTGAAAGTGAGGGGGTTGACCTGGCTATTCGCGAGGCCATCCAACAACGGATTAGTTCGTTGCGGCAGGCCGGTTATGTAGTTGACCCCATCGACCTGTCGTTGCTGGATTCGTTATTGCCTACGTATTACATTCTGACTACTGCCGAAGCCTCATCGAACCTGTCGCGCTTCGATGGTGTACGGTATGGCTACCGCGATGCATCTGTTACCGACCTTTTGTCGTTGTACAAAAAAAGTCGCACGGCGGGCTTCGGTTCTGAAGTGCGTCGGCGAATTTTGCTGGGTACGTTTGTGCTGAGTGCCAGCTATTATGATGCGTATTACACCAAGGCGCAACAGGTACGAAGACTGATTCGGGAAGAAACCGAGCGTGTATTTGCGGAGTACGATTTTCTGTTGTCGCCTACCACACCAACACCTGCATTTAAATTAGGGGAGAAGACCGAGGATGCCCTGCAAATGTATCTGGCCGATATTTTTACAGTGCAGGCCAACGTAGTGGGCTACCCGGCTATTTCGATACCCAATGGCACCGACGCCAGCGGCCTGCCCATTGGGCTGCAACTGATGGCTCCACCTTTTCAGGAGGGGCGTTTAGTGGCGTTGGCGAAAGAGTTAACGAGTGACTTTTTAACGATGAGTGATAAACGATGA
- a CDS encoding Sec-independent protein translocase subunit TatA/TatB, with amino-acid sequence MVSASILAFMGLGGQEMVFIFLALLLLFGAKKIPELARGLGKGIKEFKDATKDVRENIEDGLRESDIKK; translated from the coding sequence ATGGTTTCTGCAAGCATTTTAGCGTTTATGGGTTTGGGCGGTCAGGAGATGGTGTTCATTTTTCTGGCGTTGCTCCTGTTGTTCGGTGCGAAGAAAATTCCCGAACTGGCACGGGGTCTCGGCAAAGGCATCAAAGAATTCAAAGACGCTACCAAAGACGTCCGCGAAAACATTGAAGACGGTCTGAGAGAGTCGGATATCAAAAAATAA
- a CDS encoding YkvA family protein → MANKSLITRVLTSIFFKRANIGAVRYARNSRSLYKLVRDALDKSGGLSGKNVTAFREQLGVVTRLLKAYASGDYRQIPWKTLIRIIAVLIYFVSPLDILPDFLPIIGLTDDIALMLWLFSGITDDLERFRQWEMTHNSPKEKAPRQPEIVRIG, encoded by the coding sequence ATGGCAAACAAGAGTTTAATTACCCGAGTCTTAACATCGATTTTTTTCAAACGGGCTAATATTGGTGCCGTTCGGTATGCCCGCAACAGCCGTAGTCTGTATAAACTGGTCCGCGACGCCCTTGATAAAAGTGGCGGATTGTCGGGCAAAAACGTAACGGCTTTTCGTGAGCAGTTGGGTGTAGTGACGCGGCTGTTAAAAGCCTACGCATCAGGCGATTACCGACAGATTCCGTGGAAAACGCTGATCCGGATCATTGCCGTGCTGATCTACTTTGTATCGCCCCTCGACATTCTGCCCGACTTTCTGCCGATTATTGGTCTGACCGATGATATTGCGCTGATGTTGTGGCTGTTCAGTGGTATTACCGACGATCTTGAGCGGTTCCGGCAGTGGGAAATGACACATAACAGCCCGAAGGAAAAAGCCCCTCGCCAACCCGAAATAGTTCGGATTGGGTAG
- the mdh gene encoding malate dehydrogenase, translating into MKVTVVGAGAVGATCADNIARRELAHEVVLLDIKEGISEGKSLDMLQASTLLDCDVKLTGSTNDYSKTAGSDVVVVTSGLPRKPGMTREELIGINAGIVKGVTQNILQHSPDAIFIIISNPMDTMTYLALKASGLPKNRIIGLGGALDSARFKTYLSLAMNCSPNDIQASVIGGHGDTTMIPLTRLATKGGVPVNHFLDDETLKKVAADTMVGGATLTGLIGTSAWYAPGAAGAYMVEAIVRDQKRVIPSCVLLEGEYGQSDICLGVPVVLGRNGWEEIIDYKLNDEEQAAFNKSADAVRNMNNVLSTLEI; encoded by the coding sequence ATGAAAGTGACCGTAGTAGGGGCCGGGGCGGTTGGAGCCACCTGTGCCGACAACATTGCCCGCCGGGAACTCGCCCACGAAGTAGTTTTGCTCGATATTAAAGAAGGCATCAGCGAAGGTAAATCGCTCGATATGCTACAGGCATCGACCCTGCTCGACTGCGATGTAAAGCTGACCGGCTCAACCAATGACTACAGCAAAACTGCCGGGTCAGACGTGGTGGTGGTTACGTCGGGGTTGCCGCGTAAGCCGGGTATGACCCGCGAAGAACTCATCGGCATTAACGCGGGTATCGTGAAAGGTGTAACGCAGAATATCCTGCAACATTCGCCCGATGCCATTTTCATTATTATCTCGAACCCGATGGATACGATGACGTATCTGGCTCTGAAAGCATCGGGTTTGCCCAAAAATCGGATTATCGGTCTGGGCGGTGCGCTCGATTCGGCCCGCTTCAAAACCTATCTGTCGCTGGCAATGAACTGTTCGCCCAACGACATTCAGGCGTCGGTAATTGGTGGTCACGGCGACACGACCATGATTCCGCTAACGCGTTTAGCTACCAAAGGCGGGGTGCCGGTGAATCATTTCCTGGATGATGAGACGCTGAAAAAAGTAGCTGCCGACACAATGGTGGGCGGAGCGACGCTGACGGGACTGATTGGTACGTCGGCCTGGTACGCGCCCGGTGCGGCTGGTGCCTACATGGTCGAAGCCATCGTGCGTGATCAAAAGCGCGTGATTCCGTCGTGCGTGTTGCTCGAAGGCGAATACGGCCAATCGGATATTTGCTTAGGCGTACCGGTTGTACTGGGCCGCAACGGCTGGGAAGAAATCATCGATTACAAACTGAACGACGAAGAGCAGGCAGCCTTCAACAAGTCAGCCGACGCCGTTCGGAATATGAACAACGTACTGAGTACGCTGGAAATCTGA